The following proteins are encoded in a genomic region of Prosthecobacter sp. SYSU 5D2:
- a CDS encoding TIGR00282 family metallophosphoesterase has product MSEAAAEPATESAPELFRILFLGDVVGEPGRKAVAAMLPELRDELKVDFAIVNGENSAGGRGITPKIAISLMRAKADVITTGDHIWDQKEIISFLGDEPRLLRPVNYPEGAPGKGTLILQTKKGKVGIINLQGRTFMRDALENPFSVINEVVDEMRRETPIIFVDFHAEATSEKVAMGWHLDGKVSAVVGTHTHVPTADERVLPNGTAFQSDAGMCGPLDSVIGSQIEPVLEKFLTQLPAKFGVARGPVRINGALVTLNPATGKAVSIERIARTWEE; this is encoded by the coding sequence ATGTCCGAAGCTGCCGCCGAACCCGCCACTGAATCTGCCCCAGAACTTTTCCGTATTTTATTCCTGGGAGATGTCGTGGGCGAGCCCGGCCGGAAGGCCGTCGCGGCCATGCTGCCGGAGCTGAGGGACGAGCTGAAAGTGGACTTTGCCATCGTGAACGGGGAGAACTCCGCCGGGGGGCGAGGCATCACTCCAAAGATTGCCATCAGCCTCATGCGGGCCAAGGCAGACGTGATCACCACCGGCGACCACATTTGGGATCAAAAAGAAATCATTTCCTTTCTCGGGGATGAACCGCGCCTGCTGCGCCCGGTCAATTATCCCGAAGGAGCACCCGGCAAAGGCACCCTCATCCTTCAGACGAAAAAGGGCAAAGTGGGCATCATCAACCTGCAAGGCCGCACCTTCATGCGGGATGCCCTGGAAAATCCATTCAGCGTCATCAACGAGGTGGTGGACGAAATGCGCAGAGAGACGCCCATCATCTTTGTGGACTTCCACGCCGAGGCCACCAGTGAAAAAGTGGCCATGGGCTGGCATCTGGACGGCAAGGTCTCCGCCGTGGTGGGCACCCACACCCATGTACCGACCGCCGACGAACGGGTACTGCCTAATGGAACCGCTTTCCAAAGCGATGCGGGGATGTGCGGCCCGCTGGATTCTGTGATCGGCAGCCAGATTGAGCCCGTGCTGGAGAAATTTCTGACCCAACTGCCGGCCAAGTTTGGCGTGGCACGCGGCCCCGTACGGATCAATGGGGCCCTGGTGACGCTGAACCCGGCGACAGGAAAAGCGGTGTCCATTGAGCGCATCGCGCGGACTTGGGAGGAGTGA
- a CDS encoding choice-of-anchor I family protein → MKIFSKRIRLAALSVALSLGAFASTAKAQLLVTEIQSSQTTGDADYWELTNFGEEPVSLAGYTWDDDSESFANGSAWALPMDSSIEGGESVIFTNVEAAAFRTRWNLTESVKVFTTANSPGLGGNDGIAFFNSAGEKLFFFSYGAGQFTKSNGEPSTGGHAGLSAGGVATDALIWDPTSGTTAETARYTSATGDNFGSFANADETDHGSPGQVDVPPPILLLTELQSNQSGGAPEGAEDYWELTNLGASSVDISGYKWGDSGMPFDDVEIITIPEGTSIAPGESVILTSALAEDFRAWWGLDPSVQVLSNVDAPGFGKDDGVRFYDPSGTEVFAFSYGPAGFKLPNGNDSEGDHAGLSAGGTEASQAAVWDSASGTEDPRYTFATGNTLGTYVAAVGTDLGSPGVSGDGDEGPSITLTLEVSPATFAENEANPAATGTVTRDGSTDGDLVVTLASADTTEALVPATVTILTGQTSATFDVTAVDDSFPDGSQTFNITATAEDASLANFEITVTDDADVVSYKLMLTEIQSNQSGSAPSASNDYWELTNFGESAVSLANFTWHDSGRSSGIAQAWKLAPGSSIAPGESVIFTSVSPAAFRAWWGLEDTVQVFQAPSAPGFGQNDGVSLFESGGNEVFFFSYAAAGFTKADGTPSTGGHAGPSAGGTEASQALIWVPASGTESPRYTAATGTNFGSFQPAIGSDLGSPGITDGISPPLRDASIVTRGPLKLGRVSTFELAGAEISAYDPATKRVFATSDVGLQVIDLSNPAEPVLLTTLTFTEAPISLNSSDVTSVDIHNGVLAVAVPNGDKTLRGHVVFLNAADNAYLGKVEVGYLPDHLTFTPDGSKVLTADEGEYQLNGTDPNPGTVTIIDVTGGFATPVATLVGFEAYDAQAPDLKAAGVRIFEESPGVLRLPSLDFEPEYLAVSPDSTQAMVTLQEANAVAILDITTATFTSVVPLGEKDFSSLLADFSDRDGPGDSQMINLTTGNPVFGLYMPDSIASFSAGGQTFYAIANEGDDRNDFFTETTTVGNAGYVLDPTVFPNAAELKTNARLGRLTVSNAPGLRGDANNDGNVDRILMYGARSFSILNDEGDMIYDSGDDIETTLASIGDPLFDDGRSDNKGPEPEGIEIGVINGRTYAFVGLERHRSIIIYDVTDPANVTQAGLVSFPEDENPEGIHFIPAKNSPNGVPMIIVMNEDSNTMTLFTVEPENFTLQVLHLADGEAGLLASQTAPNLAALVDAFDDEYDNTLILSGGDNFIPSPFLNAGTDPSLSTVPGIGATAFARPDIAIHNMIGVEASAIGNHEWDLGSNVFMDAIGNSGAWIGAQFPHISSNLDYSADSAANARFTNVPLDGTTTAVPEASTVKTRLVPTAVITKGGEKIGLVGVTTQILRAISSPSGTIAKGFPAGTTGVDDMDLLATHVQPYIDELAAEGVTKIILLSHLQQLANERLLATKLTGVDIILAAGSNTRLGDEDDVAVAFPGHSADFADTYPILTAGADSKPTLIINTDNEYTYLGRLTVEFDEAGEIIVSNLADRIALNGAYAATTANVAAAWDTIEDNLAATAFAPGTKGASVKAITDAVQAVINAKDGQIFGYTNVYLEGERSFVRSQETNLGNITADANSDSLRAITGNDIPIVSVKNGGGIRAQIGAVSSQPGSSDKLPPLANPEVGKAAGGISLLDVENALRFNNRLMAFDTTPQGLKAILEHGVAAWPNQGRFPHIAGVAFAWDPNRPVNDRITSMALIDENDEVVTALFKNGLFNFLAPQVIRVVTLNFMAQGGDGYPIKANGSNFRYILTDGTLGPVIADESLNFTAVPQLPDNALGEQKAFTDYINARYPTPQTAYNVADTPASLDFRIQNLNFRLDSLVPVEITADTDGDGIPDLEEIAYGGNPDAGLRVGDVIDYDFSVLKEEGNTFKLIGKLPAGLSFDPATGKLTGQLGGKPGNYALQILEMNGKEIIGSYALDLNVAPFPAVLLGHYEALLETGESTQPKGMVKVFVSGSGKFTATLEYLGAKRRSSKGTFTLTPGGTSAEIDLSFPAAKDLPAVTGQIEVATDSPLVTGTYTSGTETGSQRGFRMTAKNANPPAVQKIVTVLDAGSQNGVDYPAGQGWAKGSVSKTGVIKLKGLLGDAKAVTMSLRLSATAQALVWSQPYKNKQSYIGGILSVGDLGQPTNIPQSLNNGLEWFKGADAKEPSYAAGFAAPLSVEALTSKFVPVKTAAELAASLGLIDSLLTVEIEGAGLSNAAPNDAPVLPTQFTLDSKFKLSASAPASPIPWVGKVGKADGSFSGTLTLPAGKAAATGVLLQDESFGAIVGGGLIKVPVEGSKKTFRTSSILLEQ, encoded by the coding sequence ATGAAAATATTCTCCAAACGCATACGACTTGCCGCCCTCAGCGTGGCGTTAAGCCTGGGTGCCTTCGCTTCAACCGCGAAGGCCCAGCTCCTTGTTACCGAAATTCAATCCAGCCAGACGACCGGCGACGCAGACTATTGGGAACTTACCAATTTCGGCGAGGAGCCAGTTTCCCTGGCTGGCTACACTTGGGATGATGATAGTGAGAGTTTTGCCAATGGCAGTGCCTGGGCCCTCCCGATGGACAGTTCCATTGAGGGGGGCGAGTCTGTCATTTTCACCAATGTGGAGGCTGCGGCCTTTCGCACCCGCTGGAATCTGACGGAAAGTGTCAAAGTGTTCACCACCGCGAACTCTCCGGGACTGGGTGGTAATGACGGCATCGCCTTCTTTAATTCTGCTGGAGAGAAGCTGTTTTTCTTCAGCTATGGTGCTGGCCAGTTCACAAAATCCAACGGTGAACCCTCCACCGGCGGCCATGCAGGGTTGTCTGCAGGTGGTGTCGCCACGGATGCACTGATCTGGGACCCTACCTCCGGAACGACTGCGGAGACAGCGCGCTATACCTCTGCCACTGGGGACAATTTTGGCTCATTTGCAAACGCTGACGAAACGGATCATGGCTCCCCCGGCCAGGTGGATGTGCCGCCTCCAATCCTGCTTCTTACGGAGCTTCAGTCCAACCAGTCCGGTGGTGCCCCAGAGGGTGCTGAGGATTACTGGGAGCTGACTAACCTCGGTGCATCCAGTGTGGACATCAGCGGCTACAAATGGGGAGACAGCGGCATGCCGTTTGATGATGTGGAAATCATCACCATCCCTGAGGGCACCTCGATTGCTCCTGGCGAATCCGTCATTCTGACATCGGCATTGGCTGAAGACTTCCGCGCCTGGTGGGGCCTTGATCCTTCCGTGCAGGTCCTTTCCAATGTGGATGCACCTGGTTTTGGCAAAGACGATGGCGTCCGATTTTATGATCCTTCCGGGACCGAAGTCTTCGCCTTTAGCTATGGTCCAGCCGGATTCAAACTGCCCAATGGCAACGACTCTGAAGGCGACCATGCAGGTCTGTCCGCTGGCGGCACCGAGGCTTCCCAGGCTGCCGTTTGGGATTCCGCCTCCGGCACGGAAGATCCGCGTTATACCTTTGCCACGGGCAATACGCTCGGCACCTATGTTGCGGCTGTGGGCACGGATCTCGGATCGCCCGGCGTCTCTGGAGACGGTGATGAAGGCCCGAGCATCACGCTCACCCTTGAGGTCTCTCCAGCCACCTTTGCTGAAAACGAAGCCAACCCTGCGGCAACCGGCACCGTCACTCGTGACGGCAGCACCGATGGCGATCTAGTCGTCACCCTGGCCTCCGCCGATACCACCGAAGCCCTGGTGCCTGCCACCGTCACCATTCTGACCGGCCAGACCTCCGCCACCTTTGATGTCACTGCCGTGGATGACTCCTTCCCGGATGGCAGCCAGACCTTTAACATTACGGCCACGGCAGAAGATGCCAGCCTGGCCAACTTTGAAATCACGGTCACCGATGACGCCGATGTTGTCAGCTACAAGCTCATGCTCACGGAGATCCAGTCCAACCAGTCTGGCAGTGCTCCTTCAGCATCCAATGATTATTGGGAGCTAACCAACTTTGGTGAATCTGCCGTCTCCCTGGCCAATTTTACCTGGCATGATTCTGGCCGCTCTTCCGGCATCGCCCAGGCATGGAAACTGGCTCCTGGCAGCAGCATCGCTCCGGGTGAATCGGTGATATTCACCTCTGTCTCTCCAGCCGCCTTCCGCGCCTGGTGGGGACTTGAGGACACGGTTCAAGTCTTTCAGGCACCTTCGGCTCCTGGCTTTGGCCAAAATGACGGCGTCTCCCTTTTTGAATCAGGTGGCAATGAGGTGTTCTTCTTCAGCTACGCCGCAGCCGGATTCACCAAAGCTGACGGCACGCCTTCCACTGGAGGCCATGCGGGTCCCTCAGCAGGCGGCACAGAAGCGTCTCAGGCCTTGATCTGGGTGCCTGCATCTGGTACCGAGTCTCCACGCTACACCGCCGCCACCGGCACTAACTTTGGCAGCTTCCAGCCCGCCATCGGTTCGGACCTCGGCTCCCCTGGCATCACGGACGGCATCTCGCCACCGCTGCGCGATGCAAGCATCGTCACCCGTGGACCGCTGAAGCTGGGCCGCGTTTCCACCTTTGAACTGGCCGGTGCGGAAATCTCCGCCTATGACCCTGCCACCAAGCGTGTCTTCGCCACTTCTGATGTCGGTCTTCAGGTCATTGATCTCAGCAATCCTGCGGAGCCGGTGCTCCTCACCACACTCACCTTCACCGAGGCTCCTATCAGCCTCAACAGCTCCGATGTGACCAGCGTGGACATCCACAATGGCGTCCTGGCCGTGGCCGTCCCGAACGGCGACAAAACCCTTCGCGGTCATGTCGTCTTCCTCAATGCCGCTGACAATGCCTACCTTGGCAAAGTCGAAGTCGGTTACCTGCCGGATCATCTCACCTTCACTCCCGATGGCAGCAAAGTGCTGACCGCTGATGAAGGCGAATACCAGCTCAATGGCACGGATCCAAATCCTGGCACGGTCACCATCATTGATGTCACCGGCGGCTTCGCTACCCCAGTGGCGACCCTGGTAGGTTTCGAAGCCTATGATGCCCAGGCGCCTGACTTGAAGGCCGCAGGCGTGCGCATCTTTGAAGAAAGTCCCGGCGTCCTGCGCCTTCCTTCGCTGGATTTTGAGCCTGAATACCTGGCTGTCTCCCCAGACAGCACGCAGGCCATGGTCACCCTTCAGGAAGCCAATGCCGTGGCCATCCTGGACATCACGACCGCCACCTTCACCTCCGTGGTGCCTCTGGGTGAGAAGGACTTCTCCTCTCTGCTCGCGGACTTCAGTGATCGTGACGGTCCTGGAGATTCCCAGATGATCAATCTGACCACCGGCAACCCTGTCTTCGGACTCTACATGCCGGATTCCATCGCTTCATTCAGCGCAGGCGGCCAGACCTTCTATGCCATAGCCAACGAAGGCGATGACCGGAATGACTTCTTTACCGAAACCACCACCGTGGGCAATGCAGGCTACGTGCTCGACCCGACGGTCTTCCCAAATGCCGCCGAGCTGAAAACCAATGCCCGCCTGGGCCGCCTTACGGTGTCCAATGCCCCTGGCCTTCGTGGTGATGCTAACAATGACGGAAATGTGGACCGAATCCTCATGTATGGGGCTCGCTCGTTCTCCATCCTGAATGATGAAGGCGATATGATCTATGACAGTGGTGACGACATCGAAACCACCCTCGCCAGCATTGGTGATCCTCTCTTTGATGACGGTCGCAGTGATAACAAGGGCCCTGAGCCTGAGGGCATCGAGATCGGGGTCATCAATGGCCGCACCTACGCCTTCGTCGGCCTGGAGCGTCACCGCAGCATCATCATCTATGATGTCACCGATCCCGCCAATGTCACGCAGGCAGGTCTCGTCAGCTTCCCTGAAGACGAGAATCCTGAAGGCATCCACTTCATCCCGGCGAAAAATTCCCCCAACGGCGTGCCGATGATCATCGTGATGAATGAGGACAGCAACACCATGACCCTGTTCACTGTGGAGCCGGAAAACTTCACCCTTCAGGTGCTGCACCTGGCCGATGGTGAAGCCGGACTTCTGGCCTCCCAAACGGCCCCGAATCTGGCCGCCCTGGTGGATGCCTTTGATGATGAGTATGATAACACGCTCATCCTCTCCGGCGGTGACAACTTTATCCCGAGCCCCTTCCTCAATGCGGGCACGGACCCGTCCCTGAGCACTGTGCCTGGCATTGGTGCCACGGCCTTTGCCCGCCCGGACATCGCCATTCATAACATGATCGGTGTGGAGGCATCGGCCATCGGCAACCACGAATGGGATCTTGGATCCAATGTCTTCATGGATGCCATCGGCAATAGCGGTGCCTGGATCGGTGCGCAGTTCCCGCACATCTCGTCCAACCTGGATTACTCGGCGGATTCCGCTGCCAATGCCCGGTTCACTAATGTGCCTCTGGATGGCACCACCACCGCCGTGCCTGAAGCCTCGACCGTGAAGACCCGCCTGGTGCCGACTGCGGTCATCACCAAGGGTGGTGAGAAGATCGGCCTGGTGGGTGTCACCACCCAGATCCTGCGCGCCATCTCCTCCCCCAGCGGCACCATTGCCAAGGGCTTCCCTGCCGGCACCACCGGTGTGGATGACATGGACCTGCTGGCCACGCATGTGCAGCCTTACATTGATGAACTCGCGGCGGAAGGAGTGACGAAAATCATCCTTCTCTCCCACCTTCAGCAGCTTGCCAACGAGCGCCTGCTCGCCACCAAGCTGACCGGTGTGGACATCATCCTCGCCGCCGGGTCCAACACCCGTCTGGGTGATGAAGACGATGTGGCCGTGGCCTTCCCAGGTCATAGCGCTGATTTTGCTGACACCTACCCGATCCTCACTGCTGGGGCGGACAGCAAGCCGACGCTCATCATCAATACGGACAATGAGTACACTTACCTGGGCCGCCTGACGGTGGAGTTTGATGAAGCCGGTGAAATCATCGTCTCCAACCTGGCTGACCGCATCGCCCTCAACGGTGCCTATGCCGCCACGACAGCTAACGTCGCCGCAGCCTGGGATACGATTGAGGACAATCTGGCCGCCACTGCTTTTGCACCTGGCACCAAGGGCGCATCAGTGAAAGCCATTACCGATGCTGTCCAGGCGGTGATTAATGCCAAGGATGGTCAGATATTTGGTTATACCAATGTCTATCTGGAGGGTGAGCGCAGCTTCGTCCGCAGCCAGGAAACCAACCTGGGCAACATCACGGCCGATGCCAACAGCGACTCCCTTCGTGCCATCACCGGCAATGACATCCCGATCGTCTCCGTGAAAAACGGCGGTGGCATCCGGGCTCAGATCGGTGCGGTATCCAGCCAGCCTGGAAGCTCGGATAAACTGCCGCCGCTGGCCAATCCTGAAGTCGGCAAGGCCGCAGGCGGCATCTCCCTGCTGGATGTGGAAAATGCGCTCCGGTTTAACAACCGCCTGATGGCCTTTGACACCACGCCGCAGGGGCTGAAAGCCATCCTGGAGCACGGCGTCGCCGCGTGGCCTAACCAGGGACGCTTCCCACACATTGCCGGTGTGGCCTTTGCCTGGGACCCGAATCGTCCGGTCAATGACCGCATCACCTCGATGGCCCTCATTGATGAAAACGACGAGGTCGTGACCGCGCTGTTCAAAAACGGCCTGTTCAACTTCCTCGCCCCGCAGGTGATCCGTGTGGTGACCCTGAACTTCATGGCCCAGGGCGGCGATGGTTACCCCATCAAGGCCAATGGCAGCAACTTCCGCTACATCCTGACGGACGGCACACTGGGACCGGTCATTGCCGACGAAAGCCTCAACTTCACCGCCGTGCCGCAGCTTCCGGATAACGCGCTGGGTGAGCAGAAGGCCTTTACGGATTACATCAACGCCCGGTACCCCACACCGCAGACAGCTTACAATGTCGCTGACACGCCAGCCTCCCTGGACTTCCGCATCCAGAACCTCAACTTCCGCCTGGACAGCCTGGTGCCTGTTGAAATCACTGCGGATACCGATGGAGACGGCATTCCTGACCTGGAAGAAATCGCCTACGGTGGCAATCCTGATGCGGGTCTCCGGGTCGGTGATGTCATTGACTATGACTTCAGCGTCCTCAAGGAAGAAGGCAATACCTTCAAGCTCATCGGCAAGCTGCCAGCAGGTCTGAGTTTTGATCCTGCCACCGGCAAATTGACCGGCCAGCTTGGCGGCAAGCCTGGCAACTATGCCCTCCAGATCCTGGAGATGAACGGCAAGGAAATCATCGGCTCGTATGCGCTGGATCTCAACGTCGCTCCGTTCCCGGCTGTCCTGCTGGGTCATTACGAAGCGCTGCTTGAGACTGGCGAGAGTACCCAACCCAAAGGCATGGTGAAGGTCTTCGTCTCCGGCTCGGGCAAGTTCACCGCCACCCTGGAATACCTCGGGGCCAAGCGCCGCTCGTCCAAGGGCACGTTCACCCTCACACCGGGTGGCACGTCGGCTGAGATTGACCTCAGCTTCCCGGCCGCCAAGGACCTGCCGGCAGTCACCGGGCAGATCGAAGTGGCCACGGACAGTCCGCTGGTCACCGGCACCTACACGTCCGGAACCGAGACCGGCAGCCAGCGCGGCTTCCGCATGACGGCTAAAAACGCCAATCCGCCCGCTGTGCAGAAAATTGTCACCGTCTTGGATGCAGGTTCGCAAAATGGGGTGGACTATCCAGCCGGCCAGGGCTGGGCCAAGGGCAGCGTCAGCAAGACAGGAGTCATCAAGCTCAAAGGTCTGCTTGGCGATGCCAAGGCGGTCACCATGAGCCTGCGCCTCTCCGCCACCGCTCAGGCCCTGGTCTGGAGCCAGCCGTATAAGAACAAGCAGTCCTACATCGGCGGCATCCTGTCGGTGGGCGATCTCGGCCAGCCGACCAATATCCCTCAGAGCCTGAACAACGGCCTGGAATGGTTCAAAGGCGCTGACGCCAAAGAGCCGAGCTATGCTGCCGGATTCGCCGCTCCTCTCTCTGTCGAAGCCCTGACCAGCAAGTTCGTTCCCGTCAAAACGGCGGCAGAACTCGCTGCATCCCTGGGCCTCATCGACAGCCTCCTGACGGTGGAGATCGAAGGTGCCGGCCTGTCCAATGCTGCTCCGAACGATGCACCGGTGCTGCCAACCCAGTTCACCCTGGACAGCAAGTTCAAGCTGAGCGCCAGCGCCCCTGCTTCGCCAATCCCATGGGTCGGCAAGGTTGGCAAAGCCGACGGCAGCTTCAGCGGCACGCTGACCCTGCCAGCGGGCAAGGCCGCCGCGACTGGTGTCCTGCTACAGGATGAATCCTTCGGAGCCATCGTCGGCGGCGGTTTGATCAAAGTTCCCGTGGAAGGCAGCAAAAAAACCTTCCGCACCTCCTCGATCTTGCTGGAGCAGTAA